In the Hydractinia symbiolongicarpus strain clone_291-10 chromosome 13, HSymV2.1, whole genome shotgun sequence genome, CGTGTTTTGGTGGAACGAGACGGGAATGTAGTCGTTTCTATTCTCCGGCCGAAGATCTAGCTGCAAAAAGAAAGGTTACCAAAAGCATGTCCAGATTATGGATTAAGACAAGATTAAATTTTGCTTTGTTGAGGAGCTGCCTACTATGCCTTAGAGGCACAAGAACAGCAACAAATGTGATAATGAATGACGTTGACCTCCAGAGAATGTAACATCGATTCTGACAATATCTAAATTTATTAAATCAGTCCTCtataaaatattgttattgtcAGTGAATAGGAATGTACAATCTTGTGAAGCGACGGCCTTTCGCTATATAAACAGGCCAAATGTATTAATTGTTTTTATGATGATTTACTTTACAGTATGTATTAAATGAAATTtaaatggtaaaaaaaaagtgcaaaaaaagtagcataatgaagatcgttttaaatttctacataatgcgccatctttgttgttattaacgtttctctctaataattacgtcatttctttctgtactaTTTTGCAAGCGCGTAGACTTAAACTACATTCGGCacaactaattaattattcatgaattatattttaaagagaaattgttaagggtgaatatttttggtgaaagaaaatagtattttagcCATGAAATCGTGAAAAGTGtgttatatcagaaaaaaatgaattatagtCTGCAAACAAtctttcgtaactaattatgtaaaaaaaaaatccgatttttaaaagggttactgccaccttaattcCATTTTAGGCAATTGCGAATCAATGTTTTAACAGGAAAGGGGTTGTGGgaacccgtggaaaatccacgggttcgcccgtcctttttatatcacattgcctgcttctcgctattgcgcagctaagctaccattttgcgtgacacagacagacagacgtatacgggcattataatatagatgcgtGGGTGGTAAACATTGAAGCAATTAGGACACACCTGGAAGACTGCCAGTATTTAATGATATGAATCATATAACGCACAAACGTCAATATAGAAATTTTCTATATTATATTCCAAGTTATAATTTCAGCGAAATGTTCGACCATATTTCCACTGTACATACTTCTGATGTTTGTAGCtctgaaagaaaaatatttcaatgGATGTGCTATTTTATAATCGTGAAACCTTCCTTAAATCCGGCACTTGCAGCACAAAATCCTTTGTCCATCTTAAAGAGGTGCCCAGTTTGGAGAAATTTTGTTTAGAGAGATCAGAATGGATTAGAGATATTTTCTAATTATTGCTGACAACGTCAGGACAAAGTCATTGACTGGACAAAAAATTTAACTAATATTCAAAACGGGCATACTCTTCTGTAAGAATGTTAGTGAATAGAATCAGTCAAAAAGTGTCGGCCTTGAGTTGTGTTCGATACAAAGAAGTTGAGTTGTAAGAGACTAGATTAGTTTCCAGAGCTACTTTTACGCTTTTCGCGCTAGCCAACCTAGCGTTAATCGACACATAACAGAAAGCGTAACAGAAgcccctgggaacgagattgtctTGCTTTTGTTGCTCTGACATTAGTaaagtcatttttaaataaagagctgagCAGAATTCAAGCTATGTTGTCATATCTTGGaaggtattatttttttttctatgaattaattttaaatggGTTTAGCAAAAACATATTTGTAAAAGATGCATCTAGGTGGACAGAGAAATAACATCGCCCTCTCTACTTACCTCGTCATACTATGCAACAATAAAACTTGTTTGCGTGAAATACTTCGTAGAATTGAAGTAGCAACACAAGCCAAAACATGTTTTTCATTACGTGAAATAACATGTAAATTGTAGATGTCCAAGATATGCGTTGATCAGTTGATTGTTTAAGTGATTATCTATCGCAGCGTTTTAGTTTACTCTGCCAACCTGCTAccaataacaaaaacatagaCTCGAATACACATTTTCTGCTCAGGTTTAGCTATACGAGTACGTAACGTACAAATTTGAAAGTaggacaaataaaaataatgtcgtTTTTATAATAAGTGTTAAATATTcaatcaacctcgatcccagagctttttttcactttttgatatCAGGACGGCGagaaagataaagaaaaaaattgaattctgGTGAATAAATATGTTAGGTTTTCCATTTGATGCGATGAAGCTAGGCTGAAACAATCAATCTTACAAACTCAACGATCTCGTCCGGCAGTTTGTCTCGTTTGCCTAAAATACGGCCAGTAATCGAGCAAAGATCGCATATTTTTCGGTGTTGAAGACCTGCCAGAGCTAAAGCTATCACGTCTCGTTGTCCCGTTAGAAATAGGGACAAAAAGCACAGGATTTGAGGTTGATATTAAGTTGGCCTAAGAAACATTTTGCTTTCGGTTTTGTTCCCCTTTAATATAAGTTTTTTTCGTCCAAATTACATTACAAAGAAGTACACAATTATCACAACATATAACCCTTACTTGCTCACACAAACTCTGCATTATTTGCTCTCAATCATTGTGTCTTATCACCATAAAGATATTTCAATCCTGGCTTCAAATACTTCAAAGATTGGAATATAGGAAATTCTCAGATGACTTGGCACGAGCCCATAAATTTTGAGTATAACCTTGTATAAAAGTTTTGATGTGTTTATGATAACAAAGTAACAAAACGCAGAAAAATGCTGCTTCCCGCGTTTCATGTACTGCAAAATTGCCAAAACGTGTTTTTACCGAGCTTTTGAAAATTAGTCTAGGCTCATTATGCGCACTGATATATGACCCCAGGACCTGTTGTCGCTTTTTGCTTATGGCGAAACGACgtatcaataagcgcagcgccgatgagagaTAAAATCCCTGGAAATTAGGCTGCTGCCCGCAGGAAGTGTGATAAATAAACGCCATTGGTTTTACTCTTATCATATTAGATTTCAAAATAACCACGCTAGTTATGACGTTATTTGTAAATATACTATCATGGATATATtacatatctatattataatacccgtatacgtctgtctgtcacgcaaaatggtagcttagctgcgcgagtagcgagacgcacacaatgcggtataaaaaggacgggcgaaaccgtggatttttccacgggctaacaactagtgtATATATGTTtaccaaaaacaaaaattacggGAACAAAAACCCAGACGCGCTTTTATTACAATTTCCGCAGGCAGTCAATGTAGTCCATGTAGTGCGTAACAATTTTATGGAAGTATGGGAAAAGCCTATAGTCCTTTAACCGCGGGAAATGTCATTTCTCTGGGTCTTCCAACCTTTTTAACATAAACCTAAACACATCAACAGATATAGCTGCAATGACAATGTCATTATTATAACTTCGCTATGTCAAACAGCCATCGTGTGGGGGATAAAGATAACTAACGTTTTTAAAAGAGGACTGTATTTTATGAACCAAAAGTGAAGACTAAATATTTACACGGCTTTTACATGTGGGGTCAGAGGTCAGTACAATCCTCGGAACACATGTGTTTGAAAACTTTACCGAACACATCGGCTCCTAATAGGACAACAAAAATTAGGCGCATTTAGCGTGTTTTGAAAATAACTATATTTTGCggctgtatttaaaaaaaaactgtaatcATTTTAAACCGCTTTTGTAGATTACTACGTTTGTACGCAGATTCAcactaatatttttatttgcagattttatggtttttaacattttatacaAACTTAAGTTTTAGTTAAACATATTGTACCCAGCAAAGGTATTTGcgaaatgaaaaattaaaataaaataaatgaaaaacttCATAATAACATCGAAGTAAAATTGCAACTTTAGTTTCATATTAACATTGAAGTAAAATTGCAAGCCTGAGGACTCAATGTGTTATTTTCATTGAATTATATCGTCTAGTGTTTTATCCAAATGATCTTTCAATGGTTTCACAATTAGCTTCATTTCTTGATGGACTGATTTATTAAAAATCATGAACAATAGCGGATCCGTAATAGAATTGGTCAAAGCAATAGCTGCAGTAACCTCAGTAACAGTAGCCACATTGTTCGGAGTGTATAGATTTGCAATTGTTAAAACATCATGAATCAAATACGGCAACCACAAGACTACAAAGGAGAAAACGGTAACGAAACATAAAATTGACGCCCGTAACGCATTCTTTTTTACCGTCCTGTTATTCTGAAAATTATTCCTATTCTTTACGTGTTGCTTAGCAATTTTATAAACAACAGTATTAAATACAGTCAGTGTGACCATCGACACAGTTATTGTTGTCACTCTTATTTTTGCGAGATCATCCTGTTTGACACGGATCACGTTTTCAATTATTCCAAACAAGATTGAAAAAAGCCATGCGCAAATGATAATCATATAAACAGATCTAGTTTTCACTTGCATCTTCTGTAAAGGGTATTTTATAGCAATAAAACGATCACATGTCAAGAGCTGCAATGCAATGAAAACTTGAAGAAGCAATGCGTTGTTAATAAAAGTTAGCTGCACATTGTTTGAAACCTGTGATATGCAATTCACAACACCAATGCAGAAATGACTGATCTGCAGGTTGAGAAAGAATTTGTTCGAATGTTTTTTTCGCAAGCCTTTTCTTGATGAAATTAACACAATAGGGAGTAGATTACACACAATTATTCCGAAGGATATATAAAGGAACTCGTTATGCGCATGAAATCCAGAGATGCCTTCGCCCAAATCGAATGGTGATCCGAGATTTAACGGATTAACAGACTGTTCTTCTGTTGGGTTGGTTGTTGGATGTGTCGGTTTAATGAATGAACAGGGTGGCTTTGTTGTTGAGTTGTCCCACTGCACGTCTGGACGTGTAGGTAAAATGAATGTAAAGGGTGGCTTGGAACTATCTGACATATTGCCGCTAGGAATTCCCAACATAATTCttttaattcaaaattcaaacgcAAGAAACTTTCAAGCTGCAACAACACCAAAGTTCTCGCCGGATGTTAAGTGCAAACGAAGCGTTTTGTTAGTCACcaacgttttttataaaaataaaagtatttattCAACGTTTATTATTGAAGGGGGAAATAAGTATTTCTTGTTTATCATCTCATTTTAACAGACAAAAAGAAATGTACATTCTATTgcgttttaatttaaaaagtaaaatacgCGGGGGATGTCTTTAGTAATTTTTAGTAGTAAGGATTACTCCTAGTGTTATGTGAagtttttcttcttattttatTGCGTTCTAATTTGTAAAGTACAAgagaaaacttgtttttttttatgatcCTCAATAAGATTatgttttacttttactttataAAATAGGAAAGAGCTATAAAAAGTTTTGTTAGGGTTCCTTATAAGTCCTGCGTAATTACGTCTTTTATTTGTCGATCTTAACTCGGCTGAGCACAGGTTATAACACAGACTCTAGAAGTCGACACAGTTTAAAAAAGCACGCCTTTGATTGCGAAGATGGTTTTGGAACTTCagtgtttcaaaaaatacatgcatTTTGTTTATAAGCTACAAAATATAATTCAACAAATGGAAAAACTTGCAACAACATCAATACAGTAACTTAAGTCACAATTCCAAATCCAGAATTTTGTGTTGACTGTAACAAGAAGGATGTTAACAAAAGTACGCGAAATTCAGAAAAATCTAATCAGTGatccaaacaaaaaaacaagtgtATATTAACAGTTCCGAAGTTGCTATAAGAAAAGTCACAGTTTCAAAAGCAAATGAAATGAATGAATCGATGAAAATGAAATTAGAAATTTAATATCGATAATAACAATTACCAAAAATATCACTTGTAACTGAGAGCCTGGAAGGGAAATTTCTGAATTCTGGTATAATATTTTGAATCAAAATTTGAGATATTTTATTGGAATTACAGAACTAATGTTAACGAGTTAATTTTGATAGGCTTCAAAAAAAAAGGCATTACATTATACCGTATTGAATATTATCATTATGTAGTCTCAGTTGAATGTCGAAAGGTCTGACTATGATATCTTTTATGCTGATTTCAGCATTTTTCGAATAATCAAATCAAGAAATAATGTGGTTTATGTTTTGTTGCGAATATTCCATGTTGAAAAGcagcaaaaaaatttaacatcgaTATTAATATAAAATAACCGTTAGTTTTGTGGAAGAACCCACGGATGCCCAGGTCTTCAAATTCCGCCAGTCGAACCTATTTCCTGCATCGCATTTATTTTGTGCATTATTGCCGCCTGTGAGCATGAAGTTATTAATGAAGAATTAAATTGCTTACACGGGTATTCTTTCTATGATAGGTGCGCTTAGAATGTGGTTTTCGATTTATTGACTCCTGCGGAGGGATCACGGACGAACAGGCAATATACGGTTACAAATATAGAGGCGACGGGTTGGGCCACACGTATATGTGTGATTCGGCGTTGAGCTTCAGGTTAAACGCTTAATAAAAATCGTTAATTGTGACACACATCCAGGTACATTTAGCTGCAGGTATATAGTTTGTCCTAAATTGAGTGAAGCACGAACAGTTTTATAGTGCTTCGACAGtaatagagatttttaaaaacactttcaCGCAAATAAAAAATACCGTTTTTCAACCTGTGGTTACCCTGTCAGAGCAAAAAAAGTCAgccaacttttattttatttggtgGAATATGTCTAAACAATTCTGACCCCGTGCTTAGTACGGGTAAACAATGTGAGATATCTGTTAAGGAGTAATAAGgttgtataaaaaactttttcgtAATTAAgatttaaatagaaacacaggaaacagcccgtcatTACACCGTCTGCCTAAAACAATCAGTCAGCAATTTTATTCTGAAGTTTGCAAAATTCATTGcaagcttataaaaaaaaacaccttcGAAAGCCGGTGTCATAATGCAGTAAAATGcgtggctagctagctacctaacaAAGCATTTAGCATACCACTTTCACTgtttagccagaggtagctagctaactaacatCAGTCACAACCCAGGTGCAGTGGAGTAAAAATTGGGTtgatgaaaataacaaaaaaacaaaaaataaagaggAAAAAAGCTCTCATATTTAACTGAACAACACCCTTAAATGAATAGGAATAAACAAGGCTAACCAACTATAGCTGGCTTTGGTATGCTCCCTGAAAATCTACGTTTGTGTGGCTAATGATttgtacatggctaaaaaatgtgacaatatatttacctTAAATGccttaacatgtaaaaacatatacGAAACTATTATTACAATTATTATTACAATAAAAATCTTTGAGAACacaaaaaaagtcaaacagagACCTACAGACCTAACACTGAACACCGTTACTTCCAAAATTAAAATGTCCTTTGTAGCTCTGCTTTACACGTTCCTTTATCGGCATGTCGTAGCCACAAAAGTCtcgaattagtttttttttaaaaatcgagcGTCATATCCCTGTTATATTCAACGGATTAACAACTAGCAgactttatattttgtttactaAATCTTACCAACGACTTTTCCACAGAAGTGTAAACAatgagcaatttttttttgatagcaTATTCCATTTAGACAATAGTAGGACTGCAGAACACAACACAGATGTACCTTCTCTGATGTGGATACTATTCACAAAAAGCAAGTGCATtgttttgttgtaattttgtaTACGTCTGCTTTTGACTTCATTTGTTGTGTTTATTTACACGAGTCAAACTCTTGTGTACAGTCTTCGTGTCTTTATGAGTTTCACCTAACTGCTTTCTTCGTTCTTCAAATACTTTCGAATACATAGTCATTGCGTTCTTGTAATTTCCCAACTTTTCAAAAGTTAGACCAACTCTGTATAATGCTTTCAGAGTTTCGAGATGATTTTCACCTGAACGTTTGATTCGTTCCTCGTAAACTATTTTAAATTCTTGTAAAGATCTTGCGTAATCTTTTTGATAGTACAGGCACGAAGCGATGCCATAATGAGTGAACAAAGTTTGCTCGTGTGTTGAACCTAAaactatttttctatttttataaacTGTTTCATATAAACATAATGCTTTCTCGTATTCGCCAAGTTTTTCTAAGCAACTTGCAACCTTGTGTAACGCTTTCAATGTATCTACATTTTCTTCACCTAAATTATGTCTTCGATACTCGTGTAACTCTTGAAAAATCTTCAAGGcttctgtatattttttttgctgATAGAGACATGTTCCGATACCATACATAGCATACAAAGTATACTTATGTGTGATTcctaaaatactttttctttgCTCATACACTTCTCGATATGTATCCATTGCAGCTTCAACATCACCCGATTTTTCTAAACAAGATGCAATTTTATAATGCGTTTGAAGTGATTCAACATGTGTTTCACCTAGAATTTCCTTTCGATCTTTGTGTATTTCTCTAAAGATAATCAACGCTTTGGAGTATTTCTTCATTTGAAACAAACACAACGCGATGCCGTTTTTAGCCAATAACGTTTGATCATCTGCAGCGCCTAATAAGGCTTTTCTCTTTTCATACACATCATTATAATTATCACAAGCATCTTTCCATCTTTcagttttttgtaaaaagaaagctAGTTTATACTGAGCTTTTAGTGTATCTTCGTGTGTTTTTCCCAGCAATCTTTGTCTGTGTGTGAACACTTCTTGCGCCAGTGATAAGGATTCAAGAGATTTTCCATCCTCATATAAAGATAAACAGTGATTGAATTTACGTTCCAATTCTTCTTTGGTTATGTCGACCTCAATATTCTTTTCGTGGCACATAGCATCTTGATGATTAGCAGAATCGCTTGTAATAGATTCTTTATCTGAAAAAAATAGAAGAGTGATTCACCTGGATAATTCTTTGTTACTTTAATAAATTGCCACTAAATTAGGACAGAAATTGCAATAAAGGACTGGAAAAGGATACCGATAagataattgtttttaaaaataacatagaATATATGGCCATAATCATTGCCTTTGTTCAcaacttctatttttttttgcacatgACCTTTTACCTTTTCTCTCTCTTCTAGTAAACTATAGTCTCACATTGCTTTGAATCAAATCTCACTAGCACTATTAGCCAGCCaatagaatttaaataaaaataaatatatttatttatttaccagCATTTTGTTCATGTAAATGTGTTTGAATATCTTTATCCAAGTTTTGCATCTTATGATCGAAAACAGTATCTGTTAGCTCAGGCAAAAATTCATGCCACAGTTTGCCAGCTATAATCAGGCCCATTGCACCAGTTGGGGTAAATTTCTCCAGTTTCAATGGGATTATGTTCTTTTTGAGATCTTTTGCATACTTAAACTCCATTTCGCAAGATGCTGAAGACTGGTAAGCACTAGACAAACATGTTAAGATAACTTTTGACGAGCTGACACCCTCTGCCATTCTGTCGTATATGTCGCTGACCATTTCTTCTTCATCAAACCAAATTTTATAACTCCGTTTTATTAACCAATCAACGATCTTCTTTACTATGGCTTTCTGGCTATGCTGATACGAGACCATAATATCCCATTGCTTTTCAATTTTCGACGCCATTGATTATCTAAAGCAAAAATTAGACTACATGCTTTTTCAAAAGCAACAAAATTCAGGTTAAAGTTTGATACTGCTTAAGTGTCTGTCCTTGTAAAGGCTCAACTGTTATCCACTAGTTGCTTTTTGATTATACCTACTTTGATAAATTGTAGTAATAATATTTAGTGAATGTTTAAATGAGaatttttgtgttgaatgtgaACGCCCGATGAAGGTGAAATTGTGAACTGGTTCATATTTAATAGGCATTCTTTCAGGCGGATA is a window encoding:
- the LOC130623065 gene encoding uncharacterized protein LOC130623065, whose protein sequence is MSDSSKPPFTFILPTRPDVQWDNSTTKPPCSFIKPTHPTTNPTEEQSVNPLNLGSPFDLGEGISGFHAHNEFLYISFGIIVCNLLPIVLISSRKGLRKKHSNKFFLNLQISHFCIGVVNCISQVSNNVQLTFINNALLLQVFIALQLLTCDRFIAIKYPLQKMQVKTRSVYMIIICAWLFSILFGIIENVIRVKQDDLAKIRVTTITVSMVTLTVFNTVVYKIAKQHVKNRNNFQNNRTVKKNALRASILCFVTVFSFVVLWLPYLIHDVLTIANLYTPNNVATVTEVTAAIALTNSITDPLLFMIFNKSVHQEMKLIVKPLKDHLDKTLDDIIQ